One genomic segment of Hordeum vulgare subsp. vulgare chromosome 2H, MorexV3_pseudomolecules_assembly, whole genome shotgun sequence includes these proteins:
- the LOC123428930 gene encoding putative disease resistance RPP13-like protein 1, with amino-acid sequence MADPVTAAAAIGWGLKAVGWVASPAISDLFKKCSCFLGFNASEKLRKLEPKILLLERVMEMVAESPHRVRLQQLFEDLKSAFYEAEDIWDDVEYHRLEKQVQNYELNSDGPPSTMDLLKQKVQSLAVSPLTNKETGMSKRQLKRSLEKIEKVINEAYQILEWLNLPTVNKGGERQPIAANACTTGTSPVKVIGRDEECDNIIEMLHEKAGHGQTNMNSSLCYSVVGIHGIAGSGKSTLAQFVYAQEEKDKLAEKDGHFDILLWVYLSQKYSIEAIYRQMFEAIEGYDCELNSLDRLQRELKDKLSGKRFFLVLDDVWCNKDVGEQNLPQLLSPFKIGKRGSKILATSRNVDAFFDLGPDVRCATFPISDLDDSMFLELFMYYALGDGNANDGVGSTLWNIGAHIAEKLKRSPLAASTVGGQLRKRKNAEFWRRARNQDLLNETMGALSWSYQHLNDQIRQCFAYCSMFPRGHHFRLNVLVKLWVAEGFIRSSNAGKEMEDVGQAYFDELVSISFLQFGGKESCGEDYYLMHDLMYDLAERIAGHDCFRIEDGWTGEIPPGVRHLFIDTYNGEKLAMKTFQLENLRTLPHDAYFSHCVFWKTSLCRFHKYEQLLVLLM; translated from the exons ATGGCGGATCCGGTGACTGCTGCTGCTGCCATAGGATGGGGCCTGAAAGCCGTAGGCTGGGtagcctcgccggccatctccgacCTTTTCAAGAAATGCTCCTGCTTCCTCGGCTTCAACGCATCGGAGAAGCTAAGAAAACTTGAGCCCAAGATTTTACTGCTGGAGCGGGTGATGGAGATGGTGGCGGAGAGCCCTCACAGGGTTCGTCTCCAGCAGCTGTTCGAGGACCTTAAGTCTGCTTTCTACGAAGCTGAAGACATCTGGGACGATGTTGAGTATCATCGCCTCGAGAAGCAGGTCCAAAATTACGAGCTCAACTCAGACGGGCCTCCAAGTACCATGGATTTGCTGAAGCAGAAGGTCCAGTCCCTGGCCGTCTCCCCCCTAACAAATAAG GAGACTGGTATGTCTAAAAGGCAATTAAAGCGGAGCCTAGAGAAAATAGAAAAGGTTATAAATGAAGCATACCAAATTTTGGAATGGCTGAACTTGCCCACCGTAAATAAGGGCGGTGAGAGGCAACCTATTGCAGCCAATGCATGTACCACTGGAACTTCCCCAGTAAAGGTAATTGGTCGAGATGAGGAGTGTGACAACATCATAGAAATGCTGCATGAGAAGGCAGGTCACGGTCAGACAAACATGAATAGCAGTCTATGTTATTCTGTTGTTGGAATTCATGGCATAGCTGGTTCTGGGAAATCAACCCTTGCACAGTTTGTTTATGCCCAGGAAGAAAAGGACAAGCTAGCTGAAAAAGATGGCCATTTTGACATTCTATTATGGGTTTATCTCTCTCAAAAATATAGCATCGAGGCCATTTACAGGCAAATGTTTGAGGCGATTGAAGGATATGATTGTGAACTTAATAGTCTTGATAGGCTACAAAGAGAACTGAAGGATAAGCtgagtggcaaaaggtttttcttggTACTAGATGATGTCTGGTGCAACAAGGATGTTGGCGAGCAGAATCTACCACAATTACTTTCTCCATTCAAGATTGGAAAGAGAGGAAGCAAGATCCTAGCGACAAGTCGAAATGTAGATGCCTTCTTTGATCTTGGTCCTGATGTGAGATGTGCCACTTTTCCAATTAGTGACTTGGATGATAGTATGTTCCTTGAGCTATTCATGTATTATGCACTTGGAGATGGGAATGCAAACGATGGAGTTGGGAGCACACTTTGGAATATTGGGGCCCACATTGCAGAAAAGCTTAAGAGGTCACCTCTAGCAGCCAGTACAGTGGGAGGACAGCTACGTAAAAGAAAAAATGCTGAGTTTTGGAGAAGAGCTAGAAACCAGGACTTATTGAACGAGACGATGGGAGCTCTATCGTGGAGCTACCAGCATCTTAATGATCAGATTAGACAATGCTTTGCTTACTGTAGTATGTTCCCGAGAGGACATCATTTCAGACTTAATGTGTTAGTTAAGTTGTGGGTGGCAGAAGGGTTTATAAGAAGTAGTAATGCTGGGAAGGAAATGGAAGATGTTGGTCAGGCTTACTTTGATGAACTTGTGTCAATCTCATTTCTGCAATTTGGGGGAAAGGAGTCCTGCGGTGAGGACTACTATTTAATGCATGATCTGATGTATGATTTAGCAGAGAGGATCGCTGGACACGATTGCTTTAGAATTGAGGATGGATGGACAGGAGAAATTCCTCCAGGTGTTCGCCATCTTTTTATTGATACTTATAATGGAGAGAAGCTTGCCATGAAGACTTTTCAACTGGAAAATTTACGGACTCTTCCCCATGATGCTTACTTTTCCCATTGTGTCTTCTGGAAAACCTCGCTATGTAGGTTCCATAAGTACGAGCAATTACTAGTTCTGCTTATGTAG